The following proteins are co-located in the Calliphora vicina chromosome 2, idCalVici1.1, whole genome shotgun sequence genome:
- the LOC135950970 gene encoding protein lap1-like, giving the protein MSLSKLFPCFQFRLEDNINKLDYSNNILSEGFPQVWQYERTLEELNVMSTRINYFPPQLFYCQGLKIILANNNSLESIPEAIGSLRQLQQLNLSRNFISNVPDNIKSCKNLTHLDLSCNMLQKLPDAITCLISLQEIILNETYLEFLPANFGRLVNLRIVELRSNNLISLPKSMQRLTNLQRLDIGCNEFTKMPEVIGELKQLREFWFDFNQIQNLPLQIGKLRELVHFDGNGNCLSYLPNEIDNWRNLEVFSVSINNLTTLPNSVGMLKSLVTLKCESNELTELPGSISNLENLEELVLSHNKLVRLPNTIGMLRKLRYLFADDNNLQKLPDEICSCSVLSVLSISRNNIAALPDNIGHLTNLKVLNIVQNNIDTLPITLLSLVNLTSLWISCNQSQPLMPLQYTDISKKTQLTCYMLPQLGIRQKLSHQNNIDKDAKNDIQMVQLLDKAAECTTSKRRIWFAEETTVLQTDPQITLMSLTRSTPKMRSNSNKDIVSYTNISGPQLTKSPCEITSENTNLVPLINSKDFLMRSPTPYPKELRLMSKYVQVNQERNFNSCNNESEESFYEENSYEHASTSLLQSKSNNFKNDHERWTYNNSVEQPLYETNNESYNLKIRSKDIDGNLQTYSPQIQNHSVEMEQHLQIRQEFAANHHQQFVSLDNSPIPPPYHVARCFTKKSVEDLTKYEFLRKRQEQHHNYHQNTDNNQQCLRNNTDSKSELKFDHQNNLTIQKFEQKEGEGADSSMTFIANGRNEFLDTPDTAQTSNCLTKNKKCKSRTKWLFGVHRNPRVIQVNIGCENGQDFAIDILPNKEGIFVVSTVSNSNAAQLIHPFDKLLEVDGVDFTNISINEARQVLENSRPSISIMLSRK; this is encoded by the coding sequence ATGTCATTATCAAAATTGTTCCCTTGTTTTCAATTTCGATTGGAAGACAACATTAATAAATTAGACTACAGTAATAATATATTGTCGGAGGGATTTCCTCAAGTGTGGCAATATGAAAGAACTTTGGAAGAATTGAATGTGATGTCAACACGGATCAACTATTTTCCGCCGCAACTATTTTATTGTCAAGGACTTAAGATTATATTAGCCAATAACAATAGCTTAGAAAGTATCCCAGAAGCCATCGGATCATTACGTCAGTTACAGCAGCTAAACTTAAGtagaaattttatttcgaaTGTTCCCGACAACATAAAATCCTGTAAGAATTTAACACACTTGGATCTCAGTTGCAATATGTTGCAAAAACTGCCCGATGCTATAACATGTCTGATTTCATTgcaagagattattttaaatgaaacatatTTAGAGTTTTTGCCAGCTAATTTTGGACGTTTGGTAAATTTGCGAATAGTAGAACTGCgttcaaacaatttaatatcACTGCCGAAATCGATGCAGCGGTTAACTAACTTACAACGTCTTGATATTGGATGTAATGAGTTTACGAAAATGCCAGAAGTGATAGGCGAATTAAAGCAATTGCGTGAATTTTGGTTTGatttcaatcaaattcaaaatttgccTCTACAGATTGGCAAATTAAGGGAGTTAGTTCATTTTGATGGAAATGGAAACTGCTTAAGCTACTTgccaaatgaaattgataatTGGCGTAATTTGGAAGTATTCTCAGTATcaattaataatttaacaacacTTCCCAACAGTGTTGGTATGCTAAAGTCATTGGTAACGTTAAAATGTGAATCGAATGAATTAACTGAACTGCCAGGAAGCATatcaaatttggaaaatttggaAGAATTAGTTTTGAGCCATAATAAACTGGTTCGCTTGCCAAATACAATAGGAATGTTAAGAAAGTTGCGGTATTTATTTGCTGATGATAATAATTTGCAGAAACTACCTGACGAAATATGCTCTTGTTCCGTACTAAGTGTTCTTAGTATTAGCCGAAATAATATAGCTGCCTTGCCCGACAATATAGGGCATTTAACAAATCTCAAAGTTTTGAATATTGTTCAAAATAATATTGATACTTTGCCTATTACGCTTTTAAGTTTAGTAAATTTGACATCTTTATGGATTAGCTGTAACCAATCTCAACCTCTGATGCCACTGCAGTATACagacatttcaaaaaaaacccAATTGACCTGTTATATGCTACCTCAGTTGGGTATTAGGCAAAAACTATCCCATCAAAATAATATTGATAAAGATGCCAAGAACGACATTCAAATGGTACAACTATTAGACAAAGCAGCTGAATGTACTACTTCCAAACGTCGAATATGGTTTGCTGAAGAAACTACAGTATTACAAACAGATCCACAAATAACACTGATGTCTTTGACAAGATCGACACCGAAAATGCGTAGCAATTCCAATAAAGATATCGTATCATATACTAATATCTCCGGACCTCAATTAACAAAAAGTCCTTGTGAAATAACATCTGAAAATACAAACTTAGTACCCCTGATTAATTCTAAAGACTTTCTAATGCGGTCACCAACACCATACCCCAAGGAATTACGTTTGATGTCAAAATATGTACAGGTTAATcaagaaagaaattttaatagttGCAATAATGAAAGCGAGGAAAgtttttatgaagaaaatagTTATGAACATGCCTCGACATCTTTGCTACAATCTAAGAGTAATAACTTTAAGAATGATCATGAAAGATGGACTTATAATAATTCTGTAGAACAGCCGCTTTATGAAACTAACAATGAatcatataatttaaaaatcagaAGTAAAGATATCGACGGAAACTTACAGACTTATTCACCACAAATACAAAACCATAGTGTAGAAATGGAAcagcatttacaaatacgacAAGAATTCGCAGCTAATCATCATCAACAATTTGTTAGTCTAGACAACAGTCCAATACCTCCTCCTTATCACGTTGCACGATGCTTCACAAAAAAGAGTGTTGAAGatttaacaaaatatgaatttttacgAAAACGACAAGAGCAGCATCATAATTACCACCAAAATACTGACAATAACCAACAATGCCTACGAAACAATACAGATTCCAAGtctgaactaaaatttgatcatcaaaataatttaacaattcaaaaatttgaaCAGAAGGAGGGAGAAGGAGCCGATAGTTCTATGACATTTATTGCAAATGGAAGAAATGAATTTTTAGATACGCCAGACACGGCGCAAACTTCTAATTgccttacaaaaaataaaaaatgtaaatcgaGAACTAAGTGGCTTTTTGGCGTCCATAGAAATCCAAGAGTGATACAGGTCAATATTGGTTGCGAAAATGGTCAAGACTTTGCGATTGATATTTTGCCTAATAAGGAAGGAATATTCGTTGTCTCAACGGTTTCAAATTCAAATGCAGCACAATTAATACACCCATTTGACAAACTACTTGAAGTGGATGGTGTCGACTTCACAAATATAAGTATAAATGAAGCAAGGCAAGTATTAGAAAATTCTCGTCCATCAATATCCATAATGCTATCGCGCAAATAA
- the LOC135950569 gene encoding protein lap1-like: MSLSKLFPCFQFRLEDNINKLDYSNNILSEGFPQVWQYERTLEELNVMSTRINYFPPQLFYCQGLKIILANNNSLESIPEAIGSLRQLQQLNLSRNFISNVPDNIKSCKNLTHLDLSCNMLQKLPDAITCLISLQEIILNETYLEFLPANFGQTITFASNDTKTMSLSKLFPCFQFRLEDNINKLDYSNNILSEGFPQVWQYERTLEELNVMSTRINYFPPQLFYCQGLKIILANNNSLESIPEAIGSLRQLQQLNLSRNFISNVPDNIKSCKNLTHLDLSCNMLQKLPDAITCLISLQEIILNETYLEFLPANFGR, encoded by the exons ATGTCATTATCAAAATTGTTCCCTTGTTTTCAATTTCGATTGGAAGACAACATTAATAAATTAGACTACAGTAATAATATATTGTCGGAGGGATTTCCTCAAGTGTGGCAATATGAAAGAACTTTGGAAGAATTGAATGTGATGTCAACACGGATCAACTATTTTCCGCCGCAACTATTTTATTGTCAAGGACTTAAGATTATATTAGCCAATAACAATAGCTTAGAAAGTATCCCAGAAGCCATCGGATCATTACGTCAGTTACAGCAGCTAAACTTAAGtagaaattttatttcgaaTGTTCCCGACAACATAAAATCCTGTAAGAATTTAACACACTTGGATCTCAGTTGCAATATGTTGCAAAAACTGCCCGATGCTATAACATGTCTGATTTCATTgcaagagattattttaaatgaaacatatTTAGAGTTTTTGCCAGCTAATTTTGGac aaacaataacttTTGCTAGTAATGATACCAAGACAATGTCATTATCAAAATTGTTCCCTTGTTTTCAATTTCGATTGGAAGACAACATTAATAAATTAGACTACAGTAATAATATATTGTCGGAGGGATTTCCTCAAGTGTGGCAATATGAAAGAACTTTGGAAGAATTGAATGTGATGTCAACACGGATCAACTATTTTCCGCCGCAACTATTTTATTGTCAAGGACTTAAGATTATATTAGCCAATAACAATAGCTTAGAAAGTATCCCAGAAGCCATCGGATCATTACGTCAGTTACAGCAGCTAAACTTAAGtagaaattttatttcgaaTGTTCCCGACAACATAAAATCCTGTAAGAATTTAACACACTTGGATCTCAGTTGCAATATGTTGCAAAAACTGCCCGATGCTATAACATGTCTGATTTCATTgcaagagattattttaaatgaaacatatTTAGAGTTTTTGCCAGCTAATTTTGGacgttaa